In Streptomyces sp. NBC_00414, a single window of DNA contains:
- a CDS encoding cellulase family glycosylhydrolase: MRRARSTTRKSHVSMLLAGLAAFLGLVVLGALVPTTAHAQLPGESPGALATGLHIDDGRLLEGNGNDFVMRGVNHAHTWYPGETQSLADVKALGANTVRVVLSDGHRWSRNSPEDVAAVIAQCKANRLICVLEVHDTTGYGEDAAAGTLDHAADYWIGLKSVLTGQENYVIVNIGNEPWGNTDPAGWTDPTIAAVKKLRAAGFEHTIMVDAPNWGQDWQGVMRANAQAVYDADTTGNLIFSIHMYSVFDTAAEITDYLNAFVDAGLPILIGEFGGPADQWGDPDEDTMMATAQQLRLGYLAWSWSGNTDPILDLAIGFDPTQLSSWGQRIFNGANGIAQTSEEATVYGGGNPGDTQAPTAPGTPRASAVAATSVTLTWTAATDNVGVTAYDIVRVSGSTETTVAASTTNTTTVTGLTANTAYTFAVHARDAAGNRSPRSATVNVTTADGGSTPGTSCSVGYRVTNEWPGGFQGEITVRNTGTSAISGWKLVFAFADGQTVSNMWGGTPTQSGATVSVANASYTATIPASGSVTVGFTANKGAVNAAPTAFTLNGATCATA; encoded by the coding sequence GTGAGAAGAGCAAGAAGCACGACACGAAAGAGCCACGTCAGCATGCTGCTGGCCGGGCTGGCCGCCTTTCTCGGGCTCGTCGTTCTCGGTGCCCTGGTGCCGACCACCGCGCATGCCCAACTGCCCGGCGAATCGCCAGGCGCCCTCGCGACCGGCCTCCATATCGACGACGGCCGCCTGCTCGAAGGCAACGGCAACGACTTCGTCATGCGCGGCGTCAACCACGCCCACACCTGGTACCCGGGTGAGACGCAGTCGCTGGCCGACGTCAAGGCGCTCGGCGCCAACACCGTCCGGGTCGTCCTCTCCGACGGCCACCGGTGGAGCAGGAACAGTCCGGAGGACGTGGCTGCCGTCATCGCCCAGTGCAAGGCCAACCGGCTGATCTGCGTACTGGAGGTGCACGACACCACCGGCTACGGCGAGGACGCCGCGGCCGGCACGCTCGACCATGCGGCCGACTACTGGATCGGCCTGAAGAGCGTGCTCACCGGCCAGGAGAACTACGTCATCGTCAACATCGGCAACGAGCCCTGGGGCAACACCGATCCCGCGGGCTGGACCGACCCCACGATCGCCGCCGTCAAGAAGCTGCGCGCCGCCGGGTTCGAGCACACCATCATGGTGGACGCGCCCAACTGGGGCCAGGACTGGCAAGGAGTCATGCGTGCCAACGCCCAGGCCGTGTACGACGCCGACACCACCGGCAACCTGATCTTCTCGATCCACATGTACAGCGTCTTCGACACCGCGGCGGAGATCACCGACTACCTGAACGCCTTCGTCGACGCCGGACTGCCCATCCTCATCGGCGAGTTCGGCGGCCCGGCCGACCAGTGGGGCGACCCCGACGAGGACACCATGATGGCCACGGCGCAGCAGCTCAGGCTGGGCTACCTCGCCTGGTCCTGGAGCGGCAACACCGACCCGATCCTGGACCTCGCGATCGGCTTCGACCCCACACAGCTCAGCTCCTGGGGCCAACGCATCTTCAACGGCGCCAACGGCATAGCCCAGACGTCCGAGGAAGCCACCGTCTACGGCGGCGGAAACCCGGGTGACACCCAGGCCCCGACCGCTCCCGGTACCCCCAGGGCCTCCGCCGTTGCGGCCACGTCGGTGACCCTCACCTGGACCGCCGCCACCGACAACGTCGGCGTCACCGCCTACGACATCGTCCGCGTCAGCGGAAGCACCGAGACCACCGTCGCCGCGTCCACCACCAACACCACCACCGTGACCGGACTCACCGCGAACACGGCGTACACCTTCGCCGTCCACGCACGTGACGCGGCCGGGAACCGCTCGCCCCGCTCGGCCACGGTGAACGTCACCACCGCCGACGGCGGCAGCACACCCGGCACGAGCTGCTCCGTCGGCTACCGGGTGACCAACGAGTGGCCGGGCGGCTTCCAGGGCGAGATCACCGTCCGCAACACGGGCACCTCGGCGATCAGCGGCTGGAAGCTGGTCTTCGCCTTCGCCGACGGCCAGACCGTCTCCAACATGTGGGGCGGAACACCGACCCAGAGCGGTGCCACGGTGAGCGTCGCCAACGCCTCGTACACCGCCACCATCCCCGCGAGCGGCTCGGTCACCGTCGGCTTCACCGCCAACAAGGGTGCCGTGAACGCGGCCCCGACCGCATTCACCCTCAACGGCGCCACCTGCGCCACCGCCTGA
- a CDS encoding nuclear transport factor 2 family protein has product MKYMLLVCGDDTADASDMAPVEPWVEELSVRRGVRLHGHRLRPPADAVTVRVRGGEVLRSDGPFAETKEYVAGFDILECDSLEEAVEAAVKHPVAALGAMEVRAFWDDEDAEGEIRRLDAELTTAGRERDFDRAMACYAPDVEVFHPVSGLEQRGIDALRKAEEVWFSTLSGPVEREVLEFQVRVDESIAFSHALVRIRATPVSGDALDTTARVTTGYRLTGDRWLIVHQHTSVPFDTGVPGAMGV; this is encoded by the coding sequence ATGAAGTACATGCTGCTGGTCTGCGGCGACGACACCGCCGACGCCTCGGACATGGCACCCGTCGAACCATGGGTGGAGGAGCTGAGCGTGCGACGCGGTGTACGGCTGCACGGCCACCGGCTGCGCCCCCCGGCCGACGCGGTGACCGTGCGCGTACGCGGCGGTGAAGTGCTGCGCAGCGACGGGCCGTTCGCGGAGACGAAGGAGTACGTGGCCGGGTTCGACATCCTTGAGTGCGACAGTCTGGAGGAGGCCGTCGAGGCGGCCGTGAAGCATCCGGTGGCGGCCCTCGGGGCCATGGAGGTGCGCGCGTTCTGGGACGACGAGGACGCGGAGGGGGAGATCCGCCGCCTCGACGCGGAGCTGACAACTGCCGGGAGGGAGCGGGACTTCGACCGGGCGATGGCCTGTTACGCGCCGGACGTCGAGGTGTTCCACCCGGTGAGCGGTCTGGAACAGCGCGGGATCGATGCCCTCCGCAAGGCCGAGGAGGTGTGGTTCTCGACGTTGTCGGGACCGGTGGAGCGCGAGGTGCTCGAATTCCAGGTCCGGGTCGACGAGAGCATCGCCTTCAGCCACGCGCTCGTGCGGATCCGCGCCACGCCGGTCAGCGGTGACGCGCTGGACACCACGGCGCGGGTGACCACCGGCTACCGCCTGACGGGCGACCGCTGGCTGATCGTCCACCAGCACACGTCCGTTCCCTTCGACACCGGGGTGCCCGGAGCCATGGGGGTCTGA
- a CDS encoding energy-coupling factor ABC transporter permease produces MHIAEGFLPPGHAVAWGVASAPFVVHGVRSLTREVREHPESTLLIGASGAFTFVLSALKLPSVTGSCSHPTGTGLGAILFRPPIMAVLGTITLLFQALLLAHGGLTTLGANVFSMAIVGPWAGYAVYRLLRRFDVPLMVAVFFAAFVADLSTYCVTSVQLALAFPDPSSGFLGALGKFGSIFAVTQIPLAVSEGLLTVFVMRLLVQSSKGELTRLGVFLAKGQSRTGTTGTTETTEAVAR; encoded by the coding sequence ATGCACATAGCCGAGGGTTTCCTTCCTCCCGGCCACGCGGTCGCCTGGGGCGTCGCGTCGGCGCCGTTCGTCGTCCACGGAGTCCGGTCGCTCACCCGTGAGGTCCGTGAACACCCCGAGAGCACACTCCTCATCGGGGCGTCGGGTGCCTTCACCTTCGTTCTCTCCGCGCTGAAACTGCCGTCGGTGACCGGGAGCTGCTCGCACCCCACCGGCACCGGACTCGGCGCCATCCTGTTCCGGCCGCCGATCATGGCGGTCCTGGGCACCATCACCCTGCTCTTCCAGGCACTGCTGCTCGCGCACGGCGGGCTCACCACGCTCGGCGCCAACGTCTTCTCGATGGCGATCGTCGGGCCGTGGGCCGGCTACGCGGTCTACCGGCTGCTCCGGCGGTTCGACGTGCCGCTGATGGTCGCGGTGTTCTTCGCCGCGTTCGTCGCCGACCTGTCCACCTACTGCGTCACGAGCGTGCAGCTGGCGCTCGCGTTCCCCGACCCGAGCAGCGGATTCCTGGGCGCGCTCGGCAAGTTCGGCTCCATCTTCGCCGTCACCCAGATCCCGCTCGCGGTGAGCGAGGGGCTTCTCACGGTGTTCGTGATGCGGCTGCTGGTGCAGTCGAGCAAGGGCGAACTGACCCGGCTGGGCGTGTTCCTCGCCAAGGGGCAGTCCCGGACCGGGACGACCGGGACCACGGAGACGACCGAGGCGGTGGCCCGATGA
- a CDS encoding energy-coupling factor ABC transporter substrate-binding protein: MSRNAKINALLLLVVAALAVLPLAFGMGDHKKEPFTGADAEAETAITEIEPDYEPWFSPLYEPPSGEIESALFALQAALGAGVLAYYFGLRRGRRQGELRVLAQREDGQDAAPGTSQDPVPGTTSDADSDAAAGSTSGGTGGSSVGRT, translated from the coding sequence ATGAGCCGTAACGCGAAGATCAACGCCCTGCTGCTGCTCGTCGTGGCCGCGCTCGCCGTACTGCCGCTGGCCTTCGGCATGGGCGATCACAAGAAGGAGCCGTTCACGGGCGCCGACGCGGAGGCGGAGACCGCGATCACCGAGATCGAGCCGGACTACGAGCCGTGGTTCTCACCCCTGTACGAGCCGCCGTCCGGTGAGATCGAGTCGGCGCTGTTCGCCCTCCAGGCAGCCCTCGGCGCGGGCGTCCTCGCCTACTACTTCGGCCTGCGCAGGGGCAGGCGCCAGGGCGAACTGCGTGTCCTGGCCCAGCGGGAGGACGGCCAGGACGCCGCGCCCGGAACGAGTCAGGATCCCGTGCCCGGCACAACCTCGGACGCAGACTCAGACGCGGCTGCGGGGAGCACGTCCGGCGGCACCGGTGGGTCCTCCGTCGGACGGACCTGA
- the cbiQ gene encoding cobalt ECF transporter T component CbiQ — MLPIDAAAHSSRWRRRHPVDKAVLGLGLTVLAISLPPWPGAALVLVTALTLLLGPAAVPGRRLWRAYRVPLGFCVTGALPLLLQVGGPEGFVTLADGGAVRAGELLLRTSAASLGVLLFAFTTPMSDLLPRLVNAGVPAPVVDVAMVTYRMSFLLLDSVRRVREAQAARLGHTTRAATWRSLAGLGATAFVRAFDRATRLQAGLAGRGYDGTLRVLVPEARISARFTLAAVALLAAVAALTLVLERPLR; from the coding sequence GTGCTGCCGATCGACGCGGCGGCGCACAGCAGTCGCTGGCGCCGCCGCCATCCCGTGGACAAAGCCGTGCTCGGTCTCGGCCTGACCGTACTGGCGATCTCTCTCCCGCCCTGGCCGGGCGCCGCTCTTGTCCTGGTCACCGCCCTCACCCTGCTGCTGGGCCCGGCCGCGGTACCCGGGCGCCGGCTCTGGCGCGCCTACCGGGTGCCGCTGGGCTTCTGCGTGACCGGAGCACTCCCCCTGCTCCTCCAGGTCGGCGGCCCCGAAGGGTTCGTGACCCTGGCCGACGGTGGGGCGGTGCGCGCCGGTGAACTGCTGCTGCGTACCTCCGCCGCCTCCCTCGGCGTCCTGCTGTTCGCGTTCACCACTCCGATGTCCGACCTGCTGCCCCGGCTGGTGAACGCCGGAGTGCCCGCACCGGTCGTGGACGTCGCGATGGTCACGTACCGGATGAGCTTCCTGCTTCTCGACTCCGTACGCCGTGTCCGGGAGGCGCAGGCCGCGCGGCTCGGGCACACCACGCGGGCCGCCACCTGGCGTTCGCTGGCCGGGCTCGGCGCCACCGCCTTCGTCCGGGCCTTCGACCGGGCGACCCGACTGCAGGCCGGGCTCGCCGGGCGCGGTTACGACGGCACCCTGCGCGTCCTGGTCCCGGAGGCCCGGATCTCCGCGCGCTTCACACTCGCCGCCGTCGCGCTGCTCGCGGCGGTGGCCGCACTCACCCTCGTACTGGAAAGGCCGCTGCGATGA
- a CDS encoding energy-coupling factor ABC transporter ATP-binding protein, which yields MSEPVLVALRGASYAYEDGPTVLSGLDFEVRAGRALALLGRNGSGKTTLMRLLSGGLRPHVGQLTVEDRPVRYDRKGLTLLRTTVQLVVQDPDDQLFAASVGQDVSFGPLNLGLPDTEVRARVDEALAALDITALADRPTHLLSYGQRKRTAIAGAVAMRPRVLILDEPTAGLDPDGQERLLATLDGLRESGTTVVMATHDVDLALRWADDAALLTPSGAVTGPADTTLARTDLLAQAGLRLPWGVAVAELLGAQGLLTDPSAGPRTADELAAMVSAARHSAPPVAADN from the coding sequence ATGAGCGAGCCCGTGCTGGTCGCCCTGCGGGGCGCGTCCTACGCGTACGAGGACGGCCCGACCGTGCTCAGCGGCCTCGACTTCGAGGTGCGCGCGGGGCGTGCGCTCGCCCTGCTCGGCCGCAACGGCAGCGGCAAGACCACGCTGATGCGCCTGCTCAGCGGCGGACTGCGGCCGCACGTGGGGCAGTTGACCGTCGAGGACCGCCCGGTCCGGTACGACCGCAAAGGCCTGACCCTGCTGCGCACGACCGTCCAGCTGGTGGTCCAGGACCCGGACGACCAGCTCTTCGCCGCGTCCGTCGGCCAGGACGTGTCGTTCGGCCCGCTCAATCTCGGCCTGCCCGACACCGAGGTACGGGCCCGGGTGGACGAGGCGCTCGCCGCACTGGACATCACGGCCCTGGCCGACCGGCCCACCCATCTGCTCTCCTACGGGCAGCGCAAGCGGACCGCGATCGCGGGCGCCGTGGCGATGCGGCCACGTGTCCTGATCCTCGACGAACCGACCGCGGGGCTCGACCCGGACGGTCAGGAACGGCTGCTCGCGACCCTCGACGGGCTGCGCGAGAGCGGTACCACCGTGGTGATGGCGACGCACGACGTGGACCTCGCCCTGCGCTGGGCCGACGACGCGGCGCTCCTCACCCCGTCCGGAGCGGTCACCGGCCCCGCGGACACGACCCTGGCCCGCACCGACCTCCTGGCTCAGGCGGGACTGCGCCTGCCCTGGGGCGTCGCGGTGGCCGAACTCCTGGGTGCGCAGGGCCTGTTGACCGACCCGTCCGCCGGTCCGCGTACGGCGGACGAGCTGGCCGCCATGGTCTCGGCAGCACGGCACTCCGCTCCCCCGGTAGCAGCCGACAACTGA
- a CDS encoding serine/threonine-protein kinase, whose translation MSDADSGRRVIDGRFRLESRLGGGGMGTVWRATDLALHRNVAVKEVRPPDIGLAEYDPDGARLLRERVLREARALARIDHPNVVTIHHIVDGGEGTYPWIVMELVGGGSLADRLERGPMTPVETARIGREILAALRAAHDAGIQHRDVKPANVLLRPDGRPVLTDFGIAAIRESTALTATGSIIGTPDYMAPERIAGDDGGSASDLWSLAMMLYAAVEGEHPLRRGTTMATLAAVLYEDVPPPGRAGPLADVLMRVLVKDPQARPDAGTLDRMLMAVAEKGAEPEDRTESTSYRLTPPRDAVPGPPGPASAQPIQPVQPTQPAGPARRGRRTTVALSAVGTVLVGVLAWTLLPDGEGPGSSASGDSTNGATANPSAHASSTGKDGKDDESGKADASPTPRRTGSTKTTDLLTPAGVRTAIKALEKETGRDRYGSITVYPDYLSAEVMVEGSRTSYDRYTYYVGRGVQESSIKAQLAGGALPMTLDGFDWDRIPALLAEAEKKLNVDKATSRYLLVKSPNDVFDRPAEISVYLSDEYGRSGYLQADIRGKVTRVMPAD comes from the coding sequence ATGAGCGACGCGGACTCCGGCAGACGGGTCATCGACGGGCGGTTCCGGCTGGAGTCCCGGCTCGGCGGCGGCGGGATGGGCACGGTCTGGCGGGCCACGGACCTGGCCCTGCACCGGAACGTGGCCGTCAAGGAGGTGCGGCCTCCGGACATCGGCCTCGCCGAGTACGACCCGGACGGCGCGCGGCTGCTGCGCGAGCGGGTGCTGCGCGAGGCCAGGGCGCTCGCGAGGATCGATCACCCGAACGTCGTGACGATCCATCACATCGTCGACGGCGGCGAGGGAACCTATCCGTGGATCGTGATGGAACTGGTCGGCGGCGGTTCGCTCGCCGACCGCCTGGAGCGGGGCCCGATGACCCCCGTGGAGACGGCACGGATCGGCCGGGAGATTCTGGCGGCGCTGCGGGCGGCGCACGACGCCGGTATCCAGCACCGGGACGTCAAGCCCGCCAACGTCCTGCTGCGCCCCGACGGCCGCCCCGTGCTCACGGACTTCGGGATCGCCGCGATCCGTGAGTCGACGGCCCTCACCGCCACCGGTTCGATCATCGGTACGCCCGACTACATGGCCCCCGAGCGCATCGCGGGCGACGACGGCGGTTCGGCGTCGGACCTGTGGTCGCTGGCGATGATGCTGTACGCCGCGGTGGAGGGCGAGCATCCGCTGCGCCGCGGCACGACGATGGCCACCCTCGCCGCCGTTCTCTACGAGGACGTGCCGCCGCCCGGACGAGCCGGTCCGCTGGCGGACGTGCTGATGCGGGTGCTGGTGAAGGACCCGCAGGCCCGCCCGGACGCCGGGACGCTCGACCGCATGCTGATGGCCGTGGCGGAGAAGGGTGCCGAACCCGAGGACCGTACGGAGTCCACGTCCTACCGGCTCACGCCTCCGCGGGACGCGGTGCCCGGGCCACCCGGCCCGGCATCTGCACAGCCCATACAGCCCGTACAGCCCACACAGCCTGCAGGGCCCGCGAGGCGAGGGCGCCGGACCACGGTCGCCCTGTCAGCCGTGGGAACGGTGCTGGTGGGCGTGCTGGCGTGGACGCTCCTGCCCGACGGGGAGGGGCCGGGATCGTCGGCCTCGGGCGACTCGACGAACGGAGCGACGGCGAATCCGTCGGCCCACGCCTCCTCCACCGGCAAGGACGGCAAGGACGACGAGAGCGGCAAGGCCGACGCGAGCCCCACGCCCCGGCGGACGGGGTCGACGAAGACCACCGACCTGCTGACACCGGCCGGCGTCCGCACCGCGATCAAGGCCCTGGAGAAGGAGACGGGCCGCGACCGGTACGGCAGCATCACGGTCTACCCCGACTACCTCTCCGCGGAAGTGATGGTCGAGGGCAGCCGAACCAGCTACGACCGCTACACCTACTACGTGGGCCGGGGTGTACAAGAGAGCTCGATCAAGGCTCAGTTGGCCGGTGGAGCCCTGCCGATGACCCTGGACGGCTTCGACTGGGACCGGATCCCCGCCCTGCTCGCCGAGGCGGAGAAGAAGCTGAACGTCGACAAGGCCACCAGCCGCTACCTGCTGGTCAAGTCGCCCAACGACGTGTTCGACAGGCCGGCGGAGATCTCGGTCTACCTCAGCGACGAGTACGGCAGGAGCGGCTACCTGCAGGCCGACATCCGCGGCAAGGTGACCCGGGTGATGCCTGCCGACTGA